A part of Capsicum annuum cultivar UCD-10X-F1 chromosome 6, UCD10Xv1.1, whole genome shotgun sequence genomic DNA contains:
- the LOC107873802 gene encoding uncharacterized protein LOC107873802, whose product MADKVTIYLNNNNAEVVVLSGSNFKRWKEDLEFALGMADIDQALREDEPPPLTNSSIAVEKELHAKLERSNRLYILNFRRSIAKHPKSGLPETINAKKFLVQAEEKYLVSNKAKTEDLINKLAGVRYDFTRNVRDYILKIVHIQSKLKTLEITLPDTYIVHSALNSLSAEFSQMKTAYNTQDESWSINDLIYKCVVEEEKN is encoded by the exons ATGGCGGACAAAG TtaccatttatttgaataataacaatgCTGAAGTTGTGGTTTTGTCTGGCTCTAACTTTAAACGATGGAAAGAAGATCTTGAATTTGCTTTGGGTATGGCTGACATAGATCAAGCCTTGCGTGAGGATGAGCCTCCACCTCTCACTAATTCTAGTATAGCTGTTGAAAAAGAACTTCATGCTAAGTTGGAGAGATCTAATAGGCTATACATCCTTAACTTTAGGAGGTCAATTGCTAAGCACCCCAAAAGTGGCTTGCCTGAAACTATCAATGCCAAAAAGTTTCTTGTCCAAGCAGAAGAAAAGTATCTTGTATCCAATAAGGCTAAGACTGAAGATCTAATAAATAAACTTGCAGGGGTGAGGTATGACTTTACTAGGAATGTTAGAGATTATATACTTAAGATAGTCCATATTCAGTCCAAACTGAAAACTCTTGAAATAACTCTTCCTGATACTTACATTGTTCACTCTGCTCTTAATTCTTTGTCTGCTGAGTTTAGCCAAATGaaaactgcctataatactcaGGATGAATCTTGGTCAATCAATGATCTCATCTATAAATGTGTTGTTGAAgaggagaaaaattga
- the LOC107875451 gene encoding protein LIGHT-DEPENDENT SHORT HYPOCOTYLS 5 encodes MDSSTSRVEESDPNIGGSEGGGGEGPSSASATTEGGRSTTSSAAAPPSRYESQKRRDWNTFLQYLRNHKPPLTLARCSGAHVIEFLKYLDQFGKTKVHVTGCPYFGHPNPPAPCACPLKQAWGSLDALIGRLRAAYEENGGKPESNPFGAKAVRIYLREVRESQAKARGIPYEKKKRKRSSTSNLSSGSAGSGSVIAVEGGGSGSGNGAGNAGGGGDDSGGGAAIGPPPTAPPNTTV; translated from the coding sequence ATGGATTCATCAACATCTAGAGTTGAAGAATCTGACCCAAATATTGGCGGTAGCGAAGGAGGCGGAGGAGAAGGTCCATCGTCAGCAAGCGCCACCACAGAGGGTGGACGGTCAACAACATCATCTGCAGCAGCACCACCAAGCCGGTACGAGTCACAAAAACGTCGTGATTGGAACACTTTCTTACAGTACTTAAGGAACCACAAACCTCCATTAACCCTAGCCCGGTGCAGTGGAGCTCACGTGATCGAGTTCCTTAAGTACCTCGATCAGTTTGGGAAAACAAAGGTGCACGTGACTGGGTGCCCTTATTTTGGGCACCCGAATCCACCTGCACCTTGCGCTTGTCCATTGAAACAGGCTTGGGGTAGCCTTGATGCACTAATTGGAAGGCTAAGAGCTGCTTATGAAGAAAATGGGGGAAAGCCCGAATCAAATCCATTTGGTGCTAAAGCTGTTAGAATATATTTAAGGGAAGTTAGAGAAAGTCAAGCAAAAGCAAGAGGAATTCCCTATGAAAAGAAGAAACGTAAAAGGTCAAGTACTTCAAATTTGTCCAGTGGCAGTGCTGGCAGCGGCAGTGTTATCGCGGTAGAAGGAGGAGGTAGTGGTAGTGGAAATGGTGCAGGTAATGCCGGTGGCGGTGGTGATGACAGTGGTGGCGGAGCTGCTATTGGTCCGCCACCTACTGCTCCTCCTAATACAACAGTATAG